From a region of the Deltaproteobacteria bacterium genome:
- a CDS encoding FAD-dependent monooxygenase → MSRVLAARNPISEKAFAAATTIRLRVSSRCAARLFIEPNLIRLTNESQSDIIHSTNEIRTRHDRLADRRKRRIDVQTFATDVLVVGAGPAGLTAAALLARCGVKSLTVTKYGATADAPRAHITNQRTMEVFRELGIEDRVMDRALPQHLMGKQVFATSFAGHEICRMMTWGTGDDRRADYTTASPCEMCNAPQHILEPILLAAARSFGADIRFDHEVVTVSQTADQAVARVRRRLDGSEFEVRSRYLVGCDGARSIVGEQGGFEIDGWAGMGNAITVWIEADLSRYTKHRSGALFLVRNPGSQDVLSVWTCVEPWTEWSTIFIRAGLDASELSEESVMPRVRAAIGDPSVDIRIKKISEWQFNHVVSARYRRGRLFLAGDAAHRHPPANGLGSNTSIQDSYNLAWKLALVLSGKAHDCLLDSYDAERQPVGRQVVDRANRSLPEMAPFLAAVGFHPEQTESGALAKLDRLLGPGGDEQRQALFAALDLMNGQFNAHGVEMGQRYVSAAIVGDGTPFPPYERDPDLYYLPTTHPGAPLPHVWLQRGIEDISTLDLCRYDRFTLITGIAGSAWVDAAAQVSRETSVSIEPVAVGLGQLNNDVLGAWSRRREIADDGCLLVRPDRIIAWRCSRGVSDPAGTLRETVTRILGR, encoded by the coding sequence ATGTCGCGCGTGCTGGCGGCGCGAAACCCCATCTCCGAGAAGGCCTTCGCAGCCGCCACGACGATCCGGTTGCGGGTGTCCTCGCGTTGCGCGGCGCGGCTCTTCATTGAGCCGAATCTTATTCGGTTGACAAATGAAAGTCAATCGGACATTATTCACTCGACCAACGAAATTCGGACACGCCACGATCGGCTTGCTGATCGACGGAAACGGAGAATCGACGTGCAAACTTTCGCAACAGACGTTCTCGTCGTCGGCGCGGGCCCGGCGGGGCTGACCGCCGCCGCCTTGCTGGCCCGCTGCGGCGTGAAGTCATTGACCGTCACCAAGTACGGCGCAACCGCCGATGCGCCCCGCGCCCACATCACCAACCAACGCACCATGGAAGTGTTCCGCGAGCTGGGGATCGAAGATCGCGTCATGGATCGCGCACTGCCCCAGCACTTGATGGGCAAACAGGTCTTCGCGACGTCTTTCGCCGGACACGAGATCTGCCGCATGATGACCTGGGGCACCGGCGACGATCGCCGCGCCGACTATACCACGGCCAGCCCGTGTGAGATGTGCAATGCGCCGCAGCACATTCTCGAGCCGATTCTACTCGCCGCCGCCCGCTCCTTCGGTGCCGACATCCGCTTTGATCACGAGGTGGTGACGGTCAGCCAGACTGCCGACCAAGCCGTTGCGCGGGTTCGCAGGCGGCTCGACGGCAGCGAATTCGAAGTGCGGAGCCGTTACCTCGTCGGTTGCGATGGTGCTCGGTCGATCGTCGGCGAGCAGGGAGGCTTCGAGATCGACGGCTGGGCCGGGATGGGTAACGCCATTACGGTTTGGATCGAAGCCGATCTGTCGCGTTACACGAAGCACCGCTCCGGGGCGCTGTTCCTCGTGCGCAACCCTGGCAGCCAGGACGTGCTTAGCGTCTGGACCTGCGTCGAGCCGTGGACAGAATGGAGCACCATCTTCATCCGTGCAGGACTCGACGCCAGCGAACTCTCGGAGGAGTCCGTCATGCCGCGGGTGCGGGCGGCGATCGGCGACCCATCGGTCGACATCAGGATCAAGAAGATCAGCGAGTGGCAGTTCAACCACGTCGTCTCCGCACGCTACCGCCGGGGACGGCTGTTCCTTGCGGGCGATGCGGCGCACCGGCACCCGCCGGCAAACGGCTTGGGAAGCAACACATCGATTCAGGACAGCTACAACCTCGCATGGAAGCTCGCGCTCGTGCTCTCGGGCAAAGCTCATGACTGCCTGCTCGACAGCTACGACGCGGAGCGGCAGCCCGTCGGCCGCCAGGTCGTCGACCGCGCCAATCGGAGCCTCCCGGAGATGGCGCCGTTCCTCGCCGCCGTGGGGTTCCATCCCGAGCAGACGGAGAGTGGGGCCCTGGCAAAACTCGATCGGCTTCTCGGCCCCGGCGGCGACGAGCAACGACAGGCGCTCTTCGCCGCGCTCGATCTCATGAACGGCCAGTTCAACGCACACGGCGTGGAGATGGGGCAGCGCTACGTCTCGGCGGCGATCGTCGGCGATGGTACGCCTTTCCCGCCCTACGAACGCGACCCCGACCTCTACTACCTCCCAACGACCCATCCCGGAGCGCCTCTGCCGCACGTGTGGCTGCAGCGCGGCATCGAGGACATCTCGACCCTGGACCTCTGTCGCTATGATCGTTTCACGCTGATCACCGGCATCGCCGGATCCGCATGGGTGGACGCGGCCGCACAGGTGAGCCGAGAGACCAGTGTGAGCATCGAGCCGGTCGCAGTCGGCCTAGGCCAGCTCAACAACGATGTGCTCGGCGCCTGGTCGCGTAGGCGCGAGATCGCCGACGACGGGTGCTTGCTCGTGCGGCCCGACCGCATCATCGCGTGGCGCTGTTCTCGCGGCGTCTCCGATCCGGCAGGGACGCTGCGAGAGACCGTCACCAGAATCCTTGGCCGTTGA
- a CDS encoding peroxiredoxin, which yields MSLRINDEAPNFSADTTQGTIDFHKWIGDGWAILFSHPKDFTPVCTTELGYMAGLQPEFAKRNCKVIGLSVDPASSHSKWAVDIEETQGHKVTYPMIGDPELKVAKLYDMLPADAGVTSEGRTAANNATVRTVFVVGPDKKIKLMLVYPMSTGRNFDEVLRVLDSIQLTAKHQVATPVNWKPGQDVIIVPAVSDDDAKKKYPNGWKAPKPYLRIVPQPK from the coding sequence ATGTCGCTGCGCATCAATGACGAGGCCCCGAACTTCAGTGCCGACACGACGCAAGGCACCATCGACTTTCACAAATGGATCGGGGACGGTTGGGCCATCCTGTTCTCCCATCCGAAAGATTTCACTCCGGTATGCACCACAGAGCTGGGTTACATGGCCGGACTGCAGCCCGAATTCGCGAAGCGCAACTGCAAGGTCATCGGCCTGAGCGTGGATCCGGCCAGCAGCCACAGCAAATGGGCCGTCGACATCGAGGAAACACAGGGCCACAAGGTCACCTATCCGATGATCGGCGATCCGGAACTGAAGGTGGCCAAACTCTACGACATGCTGCCGGCCGATGCCGGCGTCACGTCCGAAGGCCGGACCGCCGCCAACAACGCCACGGTGCGCACCGTGTTCGTGGTCGGCCCGGACAAGAAAATCAAGCTGATGCTCGTGTACCCGATGAGCACCGGCCGCAACTTCGATGAAGTGTTGCGCGTGCTTGATTCGATCCAGCTCACCGCCAAGCACCAGGTCGCCACGCCGGTGAACTGGAAGCCGGGTCAGGATGTGATCATCGTGCCGGCGGTGTCGGACGACGATGCGAAGAAGAAATACCCCAATGGCTGGAAAGCGCCCAAACCGTACCTGCGCATTGTCCCGCAGCCGAAGTAA
- a CDS encoding SRPBCC domain-containing protein: MTRVEESVLVVRRSIHITAPPERVWAEFTSFDRMNRWWGVLLGTPEAGTSKGQRLRVYEPRAGGRVEMEVMWDGEPVRYGGPIVVFQPGNELTFENDWIPNRGWLYPTRVTLRLTPALGGTLIELLHSGFERVGGDVGAEHAGYEAGWGMTQLNALRALSGKS, encoded by the coding sequence ATGACTCGCGTTGAAGAGAGCGTCCTGGTGGTTCGACGATCGATCCACATAACGGCCCCGCCCGAGCGCGTATGGGCGGAGTTCACAAGCTTCGACCGCATGAATCGCTGGTGGGGGGTGCTCCTGGGAACCCCGGAGGCGGGTACGTCCAAAGGTCAGCGCTTGCGCGTCTACGAGCCGCGGGCGGGCGGTCGCGTCGAGATGGAGGTGATGTGGGACGGTGAGCCGGTGCGCTACGGCGGGCCGATCGTCGTGTTCCAACCGGGCAACGAGTTGACGTTCGAGAACGACTGGATCCCGAATCGCGGATGGCTGTACCCAACGCGGGTGACACTTCGTCTCACACCCGCGCTGGGCGGCACGCTGATTGAGCTCCTGCATAGCGGTTTTGAGCGGGTCGGCGGTGATGTCGGCGCTGAACACGCGGGGTATGAGGCGGGCTGGGGCATGACCCAGCTCAACGCCCTGCGCGCACTGAGTGGAAAATCGTGA
- a CDS encoding glutathione S-transferase family protein, translating into MLAEKGLDFESHEVNLMAGEQHDPEYTKLNPNHVVPTLVHDGQVLIESSLIIKYLDDAFSAPPMRPHDALGRYAIDRWLMHADEALHPAAPTVTFAIGPRKLISQQPNEVREATIAGIPDPIQRATRRSVIEHGVAAPEFAGALGVFLDTLDKMEAELANQRWLSGDRFGLADATLLPYVLRLEHLAMDPLIDSEARPRVADWLARVKALPSYATAVEAWAIPAAVEMLRNNGKEAWPEVEPLTKRGR; encoded by the coding sequence GTGCTCGCCGAGAAGGGGCTCGATTTCGAGTCCCACGAGGTCAATCTGATGGCCGGCGAACAGCACGACCCCGAGTACACCAAGCTCAACCCCAATCACGTGGTCCCGACCCTCGTGCACGACGGCCAGGTGCTCATAGAATCGTCGCTGATCATCAAGTATCTGGACGACGCCTTCTCCGCGCCACCCATGCGTCCGCACGATGCACTGGGTCGCTATGCAATCGACCGCTGGCTCATGCACGCGGACGAAGCGCTGCACCCGGCCGCGCCCACCGTCACGTTCGCGATCGGGCCACGGAAGCTGATCAGCCAGCAGCCCAACGAGGTGCGCGAGGCGACCATCGCTGGAATCCCGGATCCCATTCAGCGCGCGACCCGCCGCAGCGTGATCGAGCACGGCGTCGCGGCGCCCGAGTTCGCGGGCGCGCTCGGCGTGTTCCTCGACACGCTCGACAAGATGGAAGCCGAGCTGGCCAACCAGCGCTGGCTCTCCGGAGATCGCTTCGGTCTCGCTGACGCCACCCTGCTTCCCTACGTGCTGCGCCTCGAGCACCTCGCCATGGATCCACTGATCGACAGCGAAGCGCGCCCCCGGGTCGCCGACTGGCTCGCACGAGTGAAGGCGCTTCCGAGTTACGCCACCGCCGTCGAAGCCTGGGCGATACCCGCTGCCGTCGAGATGCTGCGCAACAACGGCAAGGAGGCCTGGCCCGAGGTCGAGCCGCTCACGAAGCGAGGGAGGTGA